In Flavobacterium sp., a single window of DNA contains:
- a CDS encoding 5'(3')-deoxyribonucleotidase has product MRKKTIAIDMDGVLADIDAQLIDHYNKAHGTALSKESIKGLASDAAFEKRDFIHELLHSENFFRTLPVMPDAVESLLELDKDFEIFIVSAATEFPVSLSEKMAWLAEHFPFIKWNNIILCGSKNIINTDFMIDDHCKNLDYCMGKPIMFTAYHNVNHTHHVRVNNWKEAVAILKETL; this is encoded by the coding sequence ATGAGAAAGAAAACTATCGCAATTGACATGGACGGTGTGTTAGCCGACATTGATGCACAATTAATTGACCATTATAATAAAGCGCACGGAACTGCTTTATCAAAGGAAAGTATTAAAGGTTTAGCTTCTGATGCTGCTTTTGAAAAAAGAGATTTTATTCATGAACTTTTGCATTCAGAGAATTTCTTTAGAACACTGCCTGTAATGCCCGATGCTGTAGAAAGTTTGCTTGAATTAGATAAAGATTTTGAAATTTTTATTGTATCAGCAGCGACAGAATTCCCTGTTTCACTTTCAGAAAAAATGGCCTGGCTTGCAGAACATTTTCCTTTTATTAAATGGAACAATATTATTTTGTGTGGTAGTAAAAACATCATCAATACTGATTTTATGATTGATGACCATTGTAAAAATCTGGATTATTGTATGGGTAAACCTATTATGTTTACAGCCTATCATAATGTAAATCATACACATCACGTAAGAGTAAACAACTGGAAAGAAGCAGTTGCCATTTTAAAAGAAACATTATAA
- a CDS encoding response regulator, whose translation MFKKVIIAEDFEEFNLAVEQTLKDLNIVNFQHAKYCDDAFLKIRKAIQDNEPFDLLISDLSFKKDHREVKISNGDELIQKVREIQPDIKIIAYSIEDKSPRIKSLFDNAEIDAFVLKSRNSIVELKKAINVISTSDQKFISPEVAPSLLEKNNYEIDDVDIKILKYLSAGTSQDEIIEIFKSSNIKPNSKSAVEKRLAKLKDFFKANNTIHLVSITKDMGII comes from the coding sequence ATGTTTAAAAAAGTAATTATTGCCGAAGATTTTGAAGAATTTAATTTAGCTGTCGAACAAACTTTAAAAGATCTCAACATTGTCAATTTTCAACACGCAAAATATTGTGACGATGCTTTTCTGAAAATAAGAAAAGCAATTCAGGATAATGAACCTTTTGATTTATTAATTAGTGATCTTTCTTTTAAAAAGGATCATCGTGAAGTAAAAATCAGTAATGGCGACGAGCTGATCCAAAAAGTTAGAGAAATACAACCCGATATTAAAATCATTGCTTACTCTATCGAAGATAAAAGTCCTCGCATTAAATCTCTTTTTGATAATGCTGAAATTGACGCTTTTGTATTAAAAAGCCGAAATAGTATAGTAGAACTAAAAAAAGCGATTAATGTAATTTCGACTTCTGATCAAAAATTTATTTCACCTGAAGTTGCTCCTTCACTTTTAGAAAAAAACAATTACGAAATTGACGATGTCGACATTAAAATCCTGAAATATTTATCTGCCGGAACTTCTCAGGATGAAATCATCGAGATTTTCAAAAGCTCAAATATTAAACCCAACAGTAAAAGTGCCGTAGAAAAAAGATTGGCTAAACTCAAAGACTTTTTTAAAGCTAATAATACTATCCATTTAGTTTCAATTACAAAAGATATGGGGATTATTTAA
- a CDS encoding ABC transporter permease, with product MKTLTQLFSLKKPEGSSFKISEENEEDREQIRITYYQSGFAASVKATGKPIVLKACLQNLYMSFEDQCRKQKMEQDRLKQPYREEQEKNRTELKKSEAAIGIYEKKEQDINENIDQIKNEIIEVKRNPDKYGIEDGKGLKAQFYIGLFLLLPITLYVLVFYVSASYSAFFKEFANDSLTAAIFDADALTNSFKASWLEGVLVVTIPFVFMGLGYVIHMVQKGKGIKNILRMAALFITTFLFDALLAYQIEKKIYEFNKTTDSAPYNLNIALGEAEFWMIIFAGFVVYIIWGLVFDFVMKEFENIDKIRAFIRGKKENLIDLEKLKSEYINKINGFKEQIVTINGKISELQAKIDGFVFPVKEYLHYHHQYKEGWFQAINTEIALPHKEKVELLENCENLSEEHLGRLNLVDPDFQQLIYSKIN from the coding sequence ATGAAAACACTTACCCAATTATTTAGTTTAAAAAAACCTGAAGGTTCTTCTTTTAAAATTTCAGAAGAAAATGAAGAAGACAGAGAACAAATTAGAATTACGTATTACCAAAGCGGATTTGCTGCTTCTGTAAAAGCAACCGGAAAACCTATTGTTTTAAAAGCCTGCCTCCAGAATTTATATATGAGTTTTGAAGATCAATGCCGAAAACAAAAAATGGAGCAAGACAGATTAAAACAACCGTATCGCGAAGAACAGGAAAAAAACAGAACGGAGCTGAAAAAATCTGAAGCGGCAATTGGTATTTATGAGAAAAAAGAACAGGATATCAATGAAAATATCGATCAGATAAAAAACGAAATTATCGAAGTAAAACGTAATCCCGATAAATACGGAATTGAAGATGGAAAAGGCTTGAAAGCCCAGTTTTATATTGGTTTGTTTTTGCTTCTTCCTATTACACTTTATGTTTTAGTTTTTTATGTTTCGGCTTCGTATTCTGCTTTTTTCAAGGAATTTGCAAACGATAGTTTAACGGCTGCAATTTTTGATGCCGACGCTTTAACTAATTCTTTTAAAGCAAGCTGGCTCGAAGGTGTTTTGGTTGTAACAATTCCGTTTGTATTTATGGGATTAGGTTATGTAATTCACATGGTGCAAAAAGGAAAAGGCATAAAAAATATCCTAAGAATGGCCGCTTTATTTATTACCACTTTTTTATTTGATGCCCTCCTGGCTTATCAAATCGAGAAAAAAATATATGAGTTTAATAAAACTACAGATTCTGCACCTTACAATTTGAATATCGCTTTGGGAGAAGCTGAATTTTGGATGATAATTTTTGCCGGATTCGTGGTGTATATTATCTGGGGACTTGTTTTTGATTTTGTAATGAAAGAATTTGAAAACATTGATAAAATCAGAGCTTTTATAAGAGGTAAAAAAGAAAACCTGATCGATTTAGAAAAATTGAAATCAGAATACATCAATAAAATAAATGGTTTTAAAGAACAGATTGTGACCATAAACGGGAAAATATCAGAACTGCAGGCCAAAATTGATGGTTTTGTTTTTCCTGTAAAAGAATATCTACATTATCATCACCAATATAAAGAAGGATGGTTTCAGGCCATAAATACAGAGATCGCTTTACCTCATAAAGAAAAAGTAGAATTACTGGAAAACTGCGAAAATTTATCCGAAGAACATTTAGGAAGATTAAACTTAGTTGATCCTGATTTTCAACAATTGATATATTCTAAAATTAATTAA
- a CDS encoding excalibur calcium-binding domain-containing protein produces MKTKKITTLLFSILAIFILVISCSESSDSSYESSNSGSGSSSGSNSNCPTKTCADFSSQAQAQATYNSNKSCYKNLDSDGDGKACENLK; encoded by the coding sequence ATGAAAACCAAAAAAATTACAACACTTCTATTTTCAATTCTAGCGATTTTTATACTAGTTATTTCTTGTTCAGAATCATCCGATTCATCATATGAAAGTTCAAACTCAGGATCTGGCTCAAGTTCAGGTTCAAACTCAAACTGCCCAACAAAAACCTGCGCCGATTTTTCATCTCAGGCACAGGCACAAGCGACTTACAACAGTAATAAAAGCTGTTATAAAAATCTAGATAGTGACGGTGACGGAAAAGCATGTGAAAATTTAAAATAA
- a CDS encoding TolC family protein: MYKVKLYKYSIALGLCLAVAACKAPAPETASASALVPEAFGAVKNQDTTNTATLQWKEFFKDQNLVDLIDIALKNNQELNMTLQEIEIAKNDIRVRKGALLPTVGVRAGAGIEKVGRYTSQGAGDATTEIKPGVETPDPLPDYTIAAYANWEVDIWKKLRNSKKAAVNRYLATVEGKNFVVTNLIAEIADSYYELLALDSQLDIVKQTIELQTNALEIVKVQKQAARATELGVQKFQAEVLTSKSLEFDILQKIKENENKINFLLGRYPQEIKREKSNFTDLLPAAVNSGIPSQLLTNRPDVKQAELELVAAKLDVKVARAEFYPSLDISAAFGVQAFKPSYLFTFPESLLYSLAGDLAAPLINRNAIKAEFSSANARQLQALYNYDKTILNAYLEVSTQLSKIENLQKGYDLKSQQVDALNKSIDVSNDLFKSARVDYFEVLMTQRDALEAKLELIDTKKEQLNAAVHVYRDLGGGWK; the protein is encoded by the coding sequence ATGTATAAAGTTAAATTATATAAATACAGTATTGCATTAGGCCTATGTCTTGCCGTGGCAGCATGTAAGGCTCCTGCACCAGAAACAGCGAGTGCAAGCGCTCTGGTTCCTGAAGCATTTGGTGCTGTAAAAAATCAGGATACTACCAATACAGCAACGCTGCAATGGAAAGAATTCTTTAAAGATCAAAATCTGGTAGATTTAATCGATATTGCCCTGAAAAACAATCAGGAACTGAACATGACTTTGCAGGAAATTGAAATTGCAAAAAATGATATTCGAGTACGTAAAGGTGCTTTATTGCCAACTGTAGGAGTTCGTGCGGGTGCCGGAATTGAAAAAGTTGGTCGTTACACAAGTCAGGGTGCCGGCGACGCTACTACAGAAATTAAACCGGGAGTTGAAACACCAGATCCGTTACCGGATTATACCATTGCGGCTTATGCAAACTGGGAAGTTGATATCTGGAAAAAACTGCGTAATTCTAAAAAAGCAGCCGTAAACAGATATTTAGCAACGGTTGAAGGTAAAAACTTTGTAGTTACAAACCTTATTGCAGAAATAGCCGATTCTTATTACGAATTACTGGCTTTAGACAGTCAGTTAGATATTGTAAAACAAACTATCGAATTGCAGACAAACGCTCTTGAAATTGTAAAAGTTCAAAAGCAGGCTGCCAGAGCGACAGAATTAGGAGTACAGAAATTTCAGGCTGAGGTTTTAACTTCAAAAAGTTTAGAGTTTGATATTTTACAGAAGATTAAAGAAAACGAAAACAAAATCAACTTTTTGTTAGGACGTTATCCGCAGGAAATTAAAAGAGAGAAATCTAATTTTACAGATTTGCTTCCGGCAGCTGTAAACTCTGGAATTCCATCTCAATTGTTAACTAATCGTCCTGATGTGAAACAGGCAGAGTTAGAATTGGTTGCTGCTAAATTAGATGTAAAAGTAGCTCGCGCAGAATTTTATCCTTCATTAGATATTTCTGCAGCTTTTGGAGTTCAGGCTTTTAAACCATCTTATTTATTTACTTTTCCTGAATCATTATTGTATTCATTAGCAGGAGATCTTGCTGCACCGCTTATCAACAGAAATGCAATTAAAGCAGAATTTTCAAGTGCCAATGCAAGACAGCTTCAGGCATTGTACAATTATGATAAAACTATTCTGAATGCTTATTTAGAAGTTTCAACTCAGCTTTCTAAAATCGAAAATCTTCAAAAAGGATACGATTTAAAATCTCAGCAGGTTGATGCTTTAAACAAATCAATTGATGTTTCAAACGATTTGTTTAAATCGGCAAGAGTAGATTATTTCGAAGTTTTAATGACGCAGAGAGATGCATTAGAAGCTAAACTGGAATTAATTGATACTAAAAAAGAACAACTTAACGCTGCAGTTCATGTTTACAGAGACCTGGGCGGCGGATGGAAATAA
- a CDS encoding DUF4236 domain-containing protein, whose product MGFRFQKRINLGGGLGLNISKSGISPSLRTKMGTFSKRGYSTKTGIPGVRYQNSGCLVLFVFTGFITFLIYNLK is encoded by the coding sequence ATGGGCTTTCGATTTCAAAAAAGAATAAATCTTGGAGGAGGACTTGGATTAAATATTAGTAAATCCGGTATTTCTCCAAGTTTAAGAACTAAAATGGGAACATTTAGTAAAAGAGGTTATTCTACAAAAACAGGAATTCCCGGAGTTCGATACCAAAACAGCGGATGTTTAGTATTATTTGTCTTTACAGGCTTTATCACATTTTTAATTTATAATCTAAAATAA
- a CDS encoding DeoR/GlpR family DNA-binding transcription regulator: MKKEERQKAILEYMSKEHRAASVELSEFLGVSEDTIRRDVKELSDQGLLKAVRGGAVAPSPIPLHYRKREKHDVENKKIIAQKAISYLKDGQVVFIDGGTTSVALVASFPYDLKLTVITNSFPVAALVEDLPNIDLIFAGGKMCKTSFATSSIETIDFFRNFRADVCILGICSIHHERGITGILYDDSMLKKNMIQNSNFVIALSSIEKVETAESYFVCPIKDINVLVTNVSPEDEILKTYKNTGLTIL, encoded by the coding sequence ATGAAGAAGGAAGAACGTCAAAAAGCTATTTTAGAATATATGTCTAAAGAGCATCGTGCGGCATCAGTAGAATTAAGTGAGTTTTTGGGCGTTTCTGAAGATACTATAAGACGTGATGTAAAAGAACTTTCAGATCAGGGTCTTTTAAAAGCAGTTCGAGGCGGTGCAGTTGCGCCTTCTCCTATTCCGCTGCATTATCGAAAAAGAGAAAAACACGACGTAGAAAACAAAAAGATCATCGCCCAAAAAGCAATTTCTTATTTAAAAGACGGACAAGTTGTCTTTATAGATGGCGGAACAACTTCTGTCGCTCTTGTTGCCAGTTTTCCTTATGATTTAAAATTAACAGTTATTACTAATAGTTTTCCTGTTGCTGCTTTAGTTGAAGATTTACCGAACATCGATTTAATCTTTGCCGGAGGAAAAATGTGTAAAACTTCCTTTGCTACTTCCAGTATTGAAACCATCGATTTTTTTAGAAATTTTCGAGCCGATGTCTGTATTTTAGGAATCTGCAGTATTCATCACGAACGAGGCATTACCGGTATTTTATATGATGATTCGATGTTAAAAAAGAACATGATTCAGAACTCTAATTTTGTTATCGCTTTGAGTTCTATTGAAAAAGTAGAAACTGCCGAATCTTATTTTGTCTGCCCGATAAAAGATATCAATGTATTGGTAACCAACGTTTCGCCGGAAGATGAGATTTTAAAAACATATAAAAATACGGGACTCACGATTTTATAG
- a CDS encoding ATP-binding protein — protein sequence MIRSPFLYLFISLVVFSCTEKKPVIINDKNIREEAFKLREKGIEKLQEKNFNSAFYSFNKSKIAYEKIKDSANIVYNLIQMASIQQINGDYYGSKETLTEALPYITKKDIYSASINNFFGIADKELSIYDDAVYYYKEAIKDCTDPICKQSPLNNIAVVYIQQKKYDKAIQILESILNKKDADSILSIKSKSRVIDNLGFAYFKIGQKEKGLAMLNKSLDIRTENEDYYGSIESILHLSEFYAKTDIKKSNEYAKNAYEIATKFNSVDERLRALSFLISNDAGIQYGQKYISINDSIIKVRNNYKNKFAKIKYDSKKEKDENQKLRLERAENELSLQRARFQNIFYIIGIVSLFFLLAYLRKHYKNKTKLVEIKTAYETETRIAKDIHDGLANDVFNTITFTQTQPLEFQNTKEALVQKLDHIYSRVRGISRENNDIDTGTNYFNNLKEMLSAYSSNEINVSINRIEKVNWDSVEDLKKIAIQRVLHELMVNMKKHSGASVVVLKFESNSNALFINYSDNGKGCDKSKIIKNGLQNMENRILAVKGTITFETEPDRGFKAKIIMPK from the coding sequence ATGATACGATCCCCTTTTTTATACCTTTTTATTTCTCTGGTTGTTTTTTCATGCACAGAAAAAAAACCTGTCATTATTAATGACAAAAATATTAGAGAAGAGGCATTTAAATTAAGAGAAAAAGGGATAGAAAAACTTCAGGAAAAAAACTTCAATAGTGCATTTTACTCTTTCAACAAATCTAAAATTGCTTACGAAAAGATAAAAGACAGTGCTAATATTGTCTATAATCTTATTCAAATGGCTTCCATCCAGCAAATAAATGGCGATTACTATGGAAGTAAAGAAACCCTTACTGAGGCCTTACCATACATTACTAAAAAAGATATTTATAGTGCTTCGATAAATAATTTCTTCGGAATTGCCGATAAAGAACTTTCTATTTATGATGATGCGGTTTATTATTATAAAGAAGCTATTAAAGATTGTACGGATCCTATTTGTAAACAATCACCATTAAATAATATTGCCGTAGTTTATATCCAGCAAAAGAAATACGATAAAGCTATCCAAATCTTAGAATCTATTTTAAATAAAAAAGATGCAGACAGCATATTGTCTATAAAAAGTAAATCGAGAGTAATTGATAATCTAGGTTTTGCGTATTTTAAAATTGGTCAAAAAGAAAAAGGCTTAGCAATGCTGAATAAAAGTCTCGATATTAGAACCGAAAATGAAGATTATTACGGAAGTATTGAAAGTATCCTTCATCTATCCGAATTTTATGCAAAAACCGATATTAAAAAATCAAATGAATATGCAAAGAACGCTTACGAAATCGCAACTAAATTTAATAGCGTAGACGAGCGTTTGAGAGCTTTGTCATTTTTAATTTCTAATGATGCCGGAATACAATACGGACAAAAATATATTTCGATAAACGACAGCATAATAAAAGTTAGGAACAATTATAAAAACAAATTTGCCAAAATAAAATACGATTCTAAAAAAGAAAAAGATGAAAATCAAAAGCTTCGATTAGAAAGAGCAGAAAATGAATTATCGCTTCAGAGAGCCCGATTTCAAAACATTTTCTATATAATCGGGATTGTATCGCTTTTCTTTTTACTGGCTTATTTGAGAAAACACTATAAAAACAAAACGAAGCTGGTTGAAATAAAAACAGCGTATGAAACCGAAACCAGAATTGCCAAAGATATTCATGACGGATTGGCTAATGATGTTTTTAACACCATAACTTTTACACAGACACAACCTTTAGAATTTCAAAACACTAAAGAAGCTTTGGTTCAAAAACTAGATCATATTTATTCACGTGTAAGAGGTATTTCGAGAGAAAATAATGATATTGATACCGGAACAAATTATTTTAATAATTTAAAAGAAATGCTTTCTGCTTATAGTAGTAATGAAATTAACGTTAGTATTAACAGAATCGAAAAAGTAAATTGGGATTCTGTTGAAGACTTAAAAAAGATAGCTATTCAGCGAGTGCTGCATGAATTAATGGTTAATATGAAAAAACATAGTGGTGCTTCGGTTGTGGTTTTAAAGTTTGAAAGTAACTCAAATGCTTTATTTATAAACTACTCAGATAACGGAAAAGGCTGTGATAAATCAAAAATTATAAAAAATGGTTTGCAAAATATGGAAAACCGTATTTTGGCTGTAAAAGGAACTATTACTTTTGAAACTGAACCTGATAGAGGTTTTAAAGCTAAAATAATAATGCCTAAATAA
- a CDS encoding GH1 family beta-glucosidase — protein MNKIENSFLNKNQFGEDFLWGVSTAAFQIEGAHDSDGKGSSIWDVFTSQKGKIKNGDHALTACDFYNSYQNDIDLIRELNIPNFRFSISWPRIMPTGVHPVNQAGIDYYNKIIDLLLASGIEPWITLYHWDLPHELELKGGWTSRESVKWFSEYVEVCAQYFGDRVKNWMVINEPSVFTGAGYFLGIHAPGKKGITNYLKAMHHVTLATAAGAKILRNKIPHANIGTTFSCTHIEPATDSQKDIEAAKRVDTLLNRTFIEPILGLGYPQKDLPVLKKLNNYILEDDLNNLAFDFDFIGLQCYTREVVKSAILIPYIGAELVSAEKRNVISTEMGWEVYPPALYHVLKKFNEYKNIKKIIITENGAAFPDTVTNGKVFDIKRTHFIQDNLEQILKAKSEGLNVEGYFVWSLTDNFEWAEGYNARFGLIHVDFETQKRTIKNSGLWFKDFLS, from the coding sequence ATGAATAAAATTGAAAACTCATTTTTGAACAAAAACCAATTTGGTGAAGATTTCTTGTGGGGTGTTTCTACCGCCGCTTTCCAAATTGAAGGAGCGCATGATTCTGACGGAAAAGGTTCTTCTATCTGGGATGTTTTTACTTCTCAAAAAGGAAAAATTAAAAACGGAGATCATGCACTGACTGCCTGCGATTTCTACAATTCTTATCAAAATGATATTGATTTAATTCGGGAATTAAATATTCCGAATTTCAGGTTTTCTATCAGCTGGCCCAGAATTATGCCAACTGGAGTTCATCCTGTAAATCAGGCCGGAATTGATTATTACAACAAAATTATCGATTTATTACTCGCATCAGGAATTGAACCGTGGATTACGCTTTATCATTGGGATTTACCTCATGAACTCGAATTAAAAGGCGGTTGGACAAGCAGAGAATCTGTTAAATGGTTTTCAGAATATGTCGAAGTCTGCGCGCAATATTTTGGTGATCGTGTCAAAAACTGGATGGTAATCAATGAACCTTCTGTATTTACAGGAGCCGGCTATTTTCTGGGTATTCACGCGCCTGGGAAAAAAGGAATTACGAATTATTTAAAAGCGATGCATCACGTTACTCTGGCAACGGCTGCAGGTGCAAAAATATTACGGAACAAAATTCCGCATGCTAATATCGGAACGACATTTTCATGCACACATATTGAACCGGCAACGGACAGTCAAAAAGATATAGAAGCTGCAAAACGTGTTGATACTTTACTGAACCGCACTTTTATTGAGCCCATTTTAGGATTAGGATATCCGCAGAAAGATCTTCCGGTGCTAAAAAAACTCAACAATTATATTTTAGAAGATGATTTAAATAATCTCGCTTTCGATTTTGATTTCATCGGATTACAGTGTTACACACGTGAAGTGGTAAAATCAGCCATATTGATTCCGTATATTGGTGCTGAATTGGTAAGTGCCGAAAAACGAAACGTAATTTCTACCGAAATGGGCTGGGAAGTTTATCCACCCGCATTGTACCATGTTCTGAAAAAATTCAACGAATATAAAAACATCAAAAAAATCATCATTACCGAAAATGGCGCCGCTTTTCCTGATACGGTAACAAACGGAAAAGTATTTGACATTAAGCGAACTCATTTTATACAGGATAACTTAGAACAGATTTTAAAAGCAAAAAGCGAAGGACTAAATGTTGAAGGCTATTTTGTATGGAGTTTAACCGATAACTTCGAATGGGCTGAAGGTTACAACGCCCGTTTTGGATTAATTCATGTCGATTTTGAAACTCAGAAGAGAACCATCAAAAATTCAGGATTGTGGTTTAAAGACTTTTTATCTTAA
- a CDS encoding type I restriction endonuclease, translating into MEMNIQLKSLADKINQLKSKIETEESTKHAFVLPFIHVLGYDAFNPLEVVPEFTADLGLKKGEKVDYAIFQNGEPIIIVECKSWKEKLTVHNSQLFRYFHVTKTRFALLTNGIHYQFFTDLDDQNKMDEKPFLEFDISNLKESTINEIAKFHKANFDVDNIVSNASSLKYIKEIKKLINEELESPSSDFTKIFASRIYTGRLTEKVVDEFKDLVQKSVSQFINDKINDRLNAALTKETIKQQDEEIISVEDDNKIVTTEEELDGYRIVVAILRRNLPISRIIHRDTQSYFGILLDDNNRKPLCRLHLNGSKKYISLFNNNKIEAKIAISSIDDIYQYEKELLETAALYETELNPV; encoded by the coding sequence ATGGAAATGAATATTCAACTAAAATCGTTAGCAGATAAAATAAATCAGCTGAAAAGTAAAATTGAAACCGAAGAATCTACTAAGCATGCTTTTGTATTGCCTTTTATACATGTTTTAGGATATGATGCATTTAATCCGCTAGAAGTTGTTCCAGAATTTACTGCCGATTTGGGCTTAAAAAAAGGAGAAAAAGTAGATTATGCTATTTTTCAAAACGGAGAGCCTATTATTATAGTCGAATGCAAAAGCTGGAAAGAAAAACTTACGGTTCATAATTCACAATTGTTCCGATATTTCCATGTTACCAAAACCAGATTTGCTCTTTTAACAAACGGAATCCATTATCAGTTTTTTACTGACCTGGACGATCAAAACAAAATGGACGAAAAACCATTTCTGGAATTTGACATCAGCAATTTAAAAGAAAGTACAATAAACGAAATTGCAAAATTTCACAAAGCCAATTTTGATGTAGACAATATTGTAAGCAATGCCAGTTCTTTAAAATACATTAAAGAAATTAAGAAACTTATAAATGAAGAATTAGAAAGTCCATCAAGTGATTTTACAAAAATATTTGCGAGCAGAATTTATACCGGAAGATTAACTGAAAAAGTGGTTGACGAATTTAAAGATTTAGTTCAAAAATCAGTTAGTCAATTCATCAATGATAAAATTAATGATCGCCTAAATGCTGCTCTTACAAAGGAAACCATCAAACAGCAGGATGAAGAAATCATATCTGTTGAAGATGATAATAAGATCGTTACCACAGAAGAAGAACTTGATGGTTATCGTATTGTAGTTGCTATTTTGCGAAGAAACCTCCCAATCAGCAGAATCATACATCGCGATACACAATCTTATTTTGGAATTCTGCTAGACGATAACAATCGCAAACCTTTATGCAGACTTCATCTTAATGGAAGTAAAAAATATATAAGTCTTTTCAACAATAATAAAATCGAAGCTAAAATCGCAATATCATCAATTGACGACATTTATCAATATGAAAAAGAGTTGTTAGAAACTGCTGCGCTTTACGAAACAGAATTAAATCCCGTATAA